The following are encoded in a window of Candidatus Fluviicola riflensis genomic DNA:
- a CDS encoding MBL fold metallo-hydrolase translates to MRVEQLYTKCLAEAAYFIESEGQIAVIDPLREVQPYLDLATEWGGKIIYIFETHFHADFVSGHIDLAKKTGAPIVYGPDSHPSFECIVAADNQEFKIGKVTIKVLHTPGHTPESVTYLLLDENGKEHAIFTGDTLFLGDVGRPDLAIKGDLTQEDLAGMLYDSLRNKIMQLPDEVIVYPGHGAGSSCGKNMSSETVGTLGEQKRTNYALRTDVSKADFIKELTEGILPPPQYFPKNAMMNKTGYDSFDAVVDRGTQGLSVAEVKAAQANGALILDVRTQNDYMNGFIAGSQFIGLNGTFAMWVGALIENIKQPIVLVAPEGQEEEAVTRLARVGYDHCIGYLDGGMNAWKAAGEEVQTITSVDAESLEKVFDTISLVDVRKPGEWDAEHVDGATHYALDFMQDDLTKLDKNKTYHIHCAGGYRSVIAISLLMRNGYTNLIDVAGGFGAIKKTRLPVTDFVCSSTK, encoded by the coding sequence ATGCGTGTAGAGCAATTATATACCAAATGTTTAGCGGAAGCGGCTTATTTTATTGAAAGCGAAGGACAAATCGCAGTGATCGATCCTTTGCGTGAAGTACAGCCTTACCTGGATCTTGCTACCGAATGGGGCGGAAAGATCATCTACATTTTTGAAACACATTTTCACGCTGATTTTGTTTCCGGACACATTGATTTGGCGAAAAAAACCGGCGCACCAATTGTTTACGGGCCCGATTCACATCCTTCATTTGAATGCATCGTGGCAGCAGATAACCAGGAATTCAAAATCGGGAAAGTAACCATTAAAGTGTTGCACACTCCCGGTCATACTCCCGAATCAGTGACATATTTGTTACTCGATGAAAACGGAAAAGAACACGCCATTTTTACCGGAGACACGTTGTTTTTAGGTGATGTTGGTCGTCCGGATTTGGCGATCAAAGGTGATTTGACACAGGAAGATCTTGCTGGAATGCTTTACGATTCATTGCGCAACAAGATTATGCAATTGCCCGATGAGGTGATTGTGTATCCGGGCCATGGGGCTGGAAGTTCTTGCGGTAAAAACATGAGCAGTGAAACTGTTGGAACGTTGGGTGAACAAAAACGCACGAATTATGCCTTGCGCACGGATGTCAGTAAAGCCGATTTTATCAAAGAACTGACAGAAGGTATTTTACCTCCACCACAATATTTTCCAAAAAATGCGATGATGAACAAAACGGGCTACGATAGTTTTGATGCCGTTGTTGATCGCGGTACACAAGGATTGAGTGTTGCGGAAGTGAAAGCTGCACAAGCAAACGGTGCGTTGATCCTGGATGTTCGTACGCAAAACGATTACATGAACGGTTTTATCGCCGGAAGCCAGTTCATCGGTTTGAACGGAACGTTTGCGATGTGGGTAGGCGCGTTGATTGAGAATATTAAACAACCGATCGTACTTGTTGCTCCGGAAGGACAGGAAGAAGAAGCGGTTACCCGTTTGGCACGTGTAGGTTACGATCATTGTATCGGTTACCTGGATGGCGGAATGAATGCCTGGAAAGCAGCAGGTGAAGAAGTACAAACCATTACTTCGGTTGATGCCGAATCTCTGGAAAAAGTATTTGATACCATTTCATTGGTAGATGTGCGCAAACCCGGCGAATGGGATGCCGAACACGTTGATGGTGCGACGCATTATGCGCTTGATTTTATGCAGGATGACCTCACAAAACTCGATAAAAACAAAACCTATCACATTCATTGTGCAGGCGGATACCGCAGCGTAATTGCCATTTCATTGCTGATGCGCAACGGGTATACCAACCTGATTGATGTAGCCGGTGGTTTTGGAGCCATTAAAAAAACACGACTTCCGGTAACCGATTTTGTGTGCAGTTCTACGAAATAA
- a CDS encoding glycine--tRNA ligase, with amino-acid sequence MEQKEDLLKEVIGHAKEYGFVFPSSEIYDGLAATYDYGQLGAELKNNIKQYWWKSMVQMNENIVGLDSSIFMHPTVWKASGHVDAFNDPLIDNKDSKKRYRADVLIEEHMEKILQKINKEVEKASKKFGDAFDEAQFRATNPNVLRNAEKITSIEDRMRTTLENNDLEGVKQLIEDLEIVCPISGTRNWTEVRQFNLMFSTEMGSVAGDASTIYLRPETAQGIFVNFLNVQKTGRMKIPFGIAQIGKAFRNEIVARQFIFRMREFEQMEMQFFVRPGEEMQWYNHWKAARLNWHKKLGLGDQYYREHDHIKLAHYANAASDIEFDFPMGFKELEGIHSRTDFDLKQHEQYSGKKLQYFDTELNQNYVPYVVETSVGLDRMFLAVLSASYKNEVLEDGSERVVLTIPPALAPYKVAVMPLTKKDGLPEKAREIIDELKFDFLCQYDEKDSIGKRYRRQDAIGTPFSVTVDHQTLEDNTVTIRDRDTMEQIRVPITELHARIDAKVSWRSLLAN; translated from the coding sequence ATGGAACAAAAGGAAGACTTGTTGAAAGAAGTGATCGGACACGCCAAAGAATATGGTTTTGTGTTCCCTTCTTCTGAGATTTACGATGGTTTGGCGGCGACTTACGATTATGGTCAATTGGGTGCCGAACTCAAAAACAACATCAAACAATATTGGTGGAAATCAATGGTCCAGATGAACGAAAACATCGTTGGGCTTGATTCTTCGATCTTTATGCACCCAACGGTTTGGAAAGCTTCCGGGCATGTTGACGCGTTCAATGATCCGTTGATCGACAATAAAGATTCCAAAAAACGTTACCGCGCCGATGTGTTGATCGAAGAACACATGGAAAAGATCTTGCAGAAGATCAACAAGGAAGTGGAAAAAGCTTCCAAAAAATTCGGTGATGCGTTTGACGAAGCACAGTTTCGTGCAACCAATCCGAATGTATTGCGCAACGCTGAGAAAATTACTTCTATCGAAGATCGCATGCGCACGACGCTTGAAAATAATGACCTTGAGGGCGTAAAACAATTGATCGAAGATCTGGAGATTGTTTGTCCGATCAGCGGTACGCGTAACTGGACCGAAGTGCGTCAGTTCAACCTGATGTTTTCGACCGAAATGGGTTCTGTAGCCGGCGATGCTTCTACGATTTACCTGCGTCCGGAAACGGCTCAGGGTATTTTTGTGAACTTCCTGAATGTTCAGAAAACGGGCCGCATGAAGATTCCGTTTGGAATTGCTCAAATCGGAAAAGCGTTCCGGAACGAGATCGTAGCGCGCCAGTTTATCTTCCGTATGCGCGAATTCGAACAGATGGAAATGCAGTTTTTTGTGCGTCCGGGTGAAGAAATGCAGTGGTACAATCACTGGAAAGCAGCGCGCTTGAACTGGCATAAAAAACTGGGCTTGGGCGATCAGTATTACCGTGAGCACGATCATATCAAACTGGCACATTACGCTAATGCAGCTTCCGATATCGAGTTTGATTTCCCAATGGGTTTCAAAGAACTGGAAGGAATTCATTCTCGCACTGATTTCGACTTAAAACAACACGAACAATATTCCGGTAAAAAACTCCAGTATTTCGATACTGAGCTGAATCAGAATTACGTTCCGTATGTAGTGGAAACATCCGTTGGTTTGGACCGTATGTTCCTGGCGGTATTGAGCGCTTCGTATAAAAATGAGGTATTGGAAGACGGTTCGGAACGTGTTGTGTTGACCATTCCACCGGCATTGGCTCCATATAAAGTAGCGGTAATGCCTTTAACGAAGAAAGATGGTTTACCGGAAAAAGCGCGCGAGATCATCGATGAATTGAAGTTCGATTTTCTTTGCCAATACGATGAAAAAGACTCTATCGGAAAACGTTACCGTCGCCAGGATGCCATTGGTACGCCGTTCTCTGTAACGGTTGATCACC